One Cupriavidus oxalaticus genomic region harbors:
- a CDS encoding PDR/VanB family oxidoreductase encodes MLELRIRSITNEAVGINAYELVDPAGAELPAFTAGAHIDVHIPGGFVRQYSLSNDPAERKRYVVGVLNVGDGRGGSKALHASLRAGDLVRVSAPRNHFPLEPSARRHLLLAGGIGITPMMAMVAHLRAAGAEFRLHYCTRTPERTAFREQLAPLVQAGKAVHHYDHGDPAQGLSLADLLRHPEVGTHLYYCGPPGWMAAVAKATAHWPQGTVHCEYFAAPPAAWPRAGNPVSDGAFEVRIASTGQTLAVPADKSIAQALREAGIPCETSCEAGVCGTCRTRYLEGTPEHCDFILSDEERSQYLTVCCSRSSSELLVLDL; translated from the coding sequence ATGCTAGAACTCCGCATCCGATCCATCACCAACGAGGCCGTCGGCATCAATGCCTACGAACTCGTTGATCCGGCCGGCGCCGAGCTGCCGGCCTTCACGGCCGGCGCCCATATCGACGTGCATATCCCGGGCGGATTCGTCCGCCAGTATTCACTGAGCAATGATCCGGCGGAGCGCAAGCGCTACGTCGTCGGCGTGCTCAATGTCGGCGATGGGCGTGGCGGGTCAAAGGCGTTGCATGCTTCGTTGCGCGCGGGTGACCTGGTCCGGGTCTCTGCGCCGCGCAACCACTTCCCGCTGGAGCCCAGCGCCAGGCGCCACCTGCTGCTGGCCGGCGGCATCGGCATCACGCCGATGATGGCGATGGTCGCGCACCTGCGCGCGGCTGGCGCGGAGTTCAGGCTGCACTACTGCACCCGCACGCCTGAGCGCACCGCGTTCCGCGAGCAGCTGGCGCCGCTGGTGCAAGCCGGCAAGGCCGTCCACCACTATGACCATGGCGATCCCGCGCAAGGCCTGTCGCTGGCTGACCTGCTGCGCCATCCGGAGGTCGGCACGCACTTGTACTACTGCGGCCCGCCGGGCTGGATGGCGGCCGTGGCCAAGGCAACGGCGCACTGGCCGCAGGGCACCGTGCATTGCGAGTATTTCGCGGCGCCGCCGGCGGCCTGGCCGCGTGCCGGGAACCCCGTCAGCGACGGCGCCTTCGAGGTGCGCATCGCCAGCACTGGCCAGACGCTGGCGGTGCCTGCCGACAAGTCCATTGCACAGGCCTTGCGCGAGGCGGGCATCCCCTGCGAAACCTCTTGCGAGGCCGGTGTCTGCGGCACCTGCCGCACGCGCTATCTGGAAGGCACGCCCGAGCACTGCGACTTCATTCTCAGCGACGAAGAGCGTAGCCAATACCTGACAGTATGCTGCTCGCGCTCGAGTTCCGAGCTGCTGGTGCTGGACCTCTAG
- a CDS encoding GMC family oxidoreductase yields MTERTYDYVIVGAGSAGCALAGRLSEDGRYSVLLLEAGPADKNIWIHIPIGYGKTMFDARYNWQFYTEAQPHLNQRKVYWPRGRTLGGSSSINGLVYVRGQAEDYDHWASLGNAGWAWKDVLPYFIRSETNHSLGGPYHGKSGPLQVSPIRERHELVEAFIGAAGELGIPRTDDFNGASQEGAGYYQLTSRNGWRCSSAKAYLKPARSRPNLVVETDAHTSRVLFEGTAAVGVNFRQHGRECTARATREVILCAGAIQSPQLLQLSGVGPAALLRSHGIPVVADSAGVGENLQDHLQVRLMFKCARPITTNDDLQSLWRRMKIGLKWMLFRKGPLAIGIQLGGLFARALKDAGTPDIQFHFGTISADSTAGKPHAFSGFTMSMCQLRPTSRGSLRITSRDPSVPPAMNPNYLATGHDQSVMIAGVKVARALARTRSLSPYILGEHLPGTGVQTDEEILEFIRAYGSSIFHPVGTCRMGSEAGAVLDERLRVRGVRRLRVADASIMPRLVSGNTNAPAIMIGEKAADMILEDAGPGRGDLLPALLTGSGAQGERAVAPVPAVHA; encoded by the coding sequence ATGACTGAGCGCACGTACGACTACGTCATCGTAGGCGCGGGATCCGCCGGCTGCGCGCTGGCGGGCCGGCTGAGCGAAGACGGACGATATTCCGTGCTGCTTCTGGAAGCGGGCCCCGCCGACAAGAACATATGGATCCATATCCCGATCGGCTACGGCAAGACCATGTTCGACGCCAGGTACAACTGGCAATTCTATACCGAAGCCCAGCCCCACCTGAACCAGCGCAAGGTCTACTGGCCGCGGGGGCGCACGCTGGGCGGGTCGAGTTCGATCAACGGCCTGGTCTATGTGCGCGGGCAAGCCGAGGACTATGACCACTGGGCGTCGCTGGGCAATGCCGGCTGGGCGTGGAAGGACGTGCTGCCGTACTTCATCAGGTCGGAGACCAACCACAGCCTTGGCGGCCCCTACCATGGCAAGAGCGGCCCGCTGCAGGTGTCGCCGATCCGCGAAAGGCACGAGCTGGTCGAGGCCTTCATCGGCGCCGCGGGTGAACTTGGCATTCCGCGCACCGACGATTTCAACGGTGCCAGCCAGGAAGGTGCCGGCTACTACCAGCTCACTTCCCGCAATGGCTGGCGCTGCTCCAGCGCCAAGGCTTATCTGAAGCCCGCGCGCAGTCGGCCCAACCTAGTGGTGGAAACCGATGCCCATACTTCCCGTGTGCTGTTCGAAGGCACCGCGGCCGTCGGCGTCAACTTCCGTCAGCACGGGCGCGAATGCACTGCGCGTGCAACGCGGGAAGTCATCCTCTGTGCCGGCGCGATCCAGTCGCCGCAGTTGCTGCAGCTCTCCGGCGTCGGGCCTGCAGCGCTGCTGCGCAGTCATGGCATTCCGGTGGTGGCCGACTCTGCCGGTGTCGGCGAGAACCTGCAGGACCACCTGCAAGTCCGCCTGATGTTCAAGTGCGCCAGGCCGATCACCACCAACGACGACTTGCAGAGCCTGTGGCGCCGGATGAAGATCGGCCTGAAATGGATGCTGTTCCGCAAGGGGCCGCTGGCCATCGGAATCCAGTTGGGCGGCCTGTTCGCGCGCGCGCTCAAGGACGCCGGCACACCGGACATCCAGTTTCATTTTGGCACCATCAGCGCAGACAGCACCGCCGGCAAGCCGCATGCGTTTTCGGGATTCACAATGTCGATGTGCCAGCTGCGGCCGACCAGCCGGGGCTCGCTTCGCATCACCTCGCGCGATCCCTCCGTGCCGCCGGCAATGAACCCGAACTACCTGGCCACCGGGCACGATCAGTCCGTCATGATCGCCGGCGTAAAGGTGGCGCGCGCGCTGGCACGCACCCGCAGCCTGTCGCCGTACATCCTTGGCGAGCACCTTCCCGGCACGGGCGTACAAACCGACGAGGAAATCCTGGAGTTCATCCGCGCCTATGGCTCCAGCATCTTCCATCCCGTAGGCACTTGCCGCATGGGCAGCGAAGCCGGCGCGGTGCTCGATGAGCGCCTGCGCGTGCGCGGCGTGCGCCGTCTGCGCGTGGCCGACGCCTCCATCATGCCCAGGCTGGTGTCAGGCAATACCAATGCGCCGGCGATCATGATCGGGGAGAAGGCGGCCGACATGATCCTGGAGGATGCTGGTCCGGGCCGGGGAGATTTGTTGCCCGCGCTGCTGACCGGGTCAGGCGCGCAAGGCGAGCGCGCCGTAGCGCCGGTCCCGGCGGTGCATGCCTGA
- a CDS encoding GntR family transcriptional regulator, with the protein MAEPTDHAGIFEQLRRPSKGGQPKYVRLTDALVEAITSGYWKPGDKLPTEEELAELTPFSLGTVQRALRNLSEQGIVVRQHGLGSFVAETDLRLEDPWHCRFLDDDGESYLPIYSKALKREAVKGNGPWSTHFPQGFDKVFRIDRVINVNNEFNVFTQFYTDRRLLPALWETPLAKLNGVNFKRLIARESNVPITRVGHFVRATQFDDRIVSVLQVQPPAFGIFMQAVAQMGREACVYYQEFFIPPTNRTLAIPDEAVAGRR; encoded by the coding sequence ATGGCAGAACCCACCGACCACGCGGGGATTTTCGAGCAGTTGCGGCGCCCAAGCAAAGGCGGCCAGCCGAAGTACGTGCGGCTGACTGACGCACTGGTGGAAGCCATCACCTCCGGCTATTGGAAGCCTGGCGACAAGCTGCCGACTGAAGAGGAACTGGCGGAGCTGACCCCGTTCAGCCTCGGCACCGTGCAGCGTGCGCTACGCAACCTGTCCGAACAGGGCATCGTGGTGCGGCAGCACGGGCTGGGAAGCTTCGTTGCCGAAACCGACCTGCGCCTGGAAGACCCCTGGCACTGCCGCTTCCTCGACGACGACGGCGAAAGCTACCTGCCGATCTATTCGAAAGCGCTCAAGCGCGAGGCGGTCAAGGGCAACGGCCCGTGGTCGACCCACTTCCCGCAAGGCTTCGACAAGGTGTTCCGGATCGACCGCGTGATCAACGTCAACAATGAGTTCAACGTGTTCACGCAGTTCTATACCGACCGCCGCCTGCTGCCAGCCTTGTGGGAAACGCCGCTGGCCAAGCTGAATGGGGTGAACTTCAAGCGCCTGATCGCACGCGAATCGAATGTGCCGATCACCCGCGTCGGACATTTTGTGCGCGCCACGCAGTTCGACGACAGGATCGTGTCCGTGCTTCAGGTGCAACCGCCTGCCTTCGGGATCTTCATGCAGGCGGTCGCGCAGATGGGGCGCGAAGCGTGCGTGTATTACCAGGAGTTTTTCATCCCGCCCACCAACCGGACACTAGCCATTCCGGATGAGGCAGTGGCCGGACGCAGGTGA
- a CDS encoding sulfatase-like hydrolase/transferase translates to MTRTPKNLLIIMSDEHNPKMLGCAGHPIVETPNLDRLAARGTRFRSAYCTSPVCIPARASFAVGKYIHQMGYADNADAYDGVVPSWHHKLRERGHRVVSIGKLHFREEGEDHGFSDEVIPMHIIEGKGDLMGLVRSDLPVRKGAYKMANLAGPGESQYTFYDREITARAQVWLREAAARHDDKPWVLFVSFVAPHFPLTAPPEHFYKYYDRDLPLPKLYARHERPDHPYLVDYRSSFNYDDYFDAAKLKKALAGYYGLCSFLDENIGKVLQALSDAGLADDTRVLYTSDHGDNLGTRGMWGKSTMFEEAAGVPLIMAGPDIPAGKVIDTPASHVDAYPFILEAVGVDEPALRDGFPGVSLNDLAGGEKPSRNVLVEYHGMGSATGAFMIRHKQYKYIYYVDYPPQLFDLAADPEEIRDLAPEPTSAAVLNECHQRLLAICDPVAVDNKVRQRQAELLEANGGRDLVIQRGDLGFSPPPGAAIVFD, encoded by the coding sequence ATGACTAGAACTCCCAAGAACCTGCTGATCATCATGTCCGACGAGCACAACCCCAAGATGCTGGGTTGCGCGGGACATCCCATCGTCGAAACGCCAAACCTGGACCGGCTCGCGGCTCGCGGAACCCGCTTCAGGTCGGCCTACTGCACCAGCCCGGTCTGCATCCCGGCGCGCGCTTCCTTCGCCGTCGGCAAGTACATCCACCAGATGGGCTATGCCGACAATGCCGATGCCTACGACGGCGTGGTCCCGAGCTGGCACCACAAGTTGCGCGAGCGCGGCCACCGTGTGGTGTCGATCGGCAAGCTGCATTTCCGCGAGGAAGGCGAGGACCACGGCTTTTCCGACGAAGTCATCCCCATGCACATCATCGAAGGCAAAGGCGACCTGATGGGGCTGGTACGCAGCGACTTGCCGGTACGCAAGGGCGCCTACAAGATGGCCAACCTGGCCGGCCCGGGCGAAAGCCAGTACACCTTCTACGACCGCGAGATCACCGCGCGCGCCCAGGTCTGGCTGCGCGAAGCGGCTGCAAGGCACGACGACAAGCCGTGGGTGCTCTTTGTCTCCTTCGTCGCCCCGCACTTCCCCCTCACGGCGCCGCCGGAGCATTTCTACAAGTACTACGACCGCGACCTGCCGCTGCCCAAGCTCTACGCGCGCCATGAGCGCCCCGACCACCCCTACCTGGTCGACTATCGCAGCAGCTTCAACTACGACGACTACTTCGACGCAGCCAAGCTGAAGAAGGCGCTCGCCGGCTACTACGGCCTGTGCTCGTTCCTGGACGAGAACATCGGCAAGGTGCTGCAGGCGCTCAGCGACGCCGGACTGGCTGACGATACCCGCGTCCTCTACACCAGCGACCACGGCGACAACCTGGGCACGCGCGGCATGTGGGGCAAGTCCACCATGTTCGAGGAAGCGGCCGGCGTGCCGCTGATCATGGCCGGCCCGGATATCCCGGCCGGCAAGGTGATTGACACCCCCGCCAGCCACGTCGATGCCTACCCATTCATCCTGGAAGCGGTTGGCGTGGACGAGCCCGCGCTGCGCGACGGCTTTCCCGGCGTGTCGCTGAATGATCTGGCCGGCGGCGAGAAGCCCTCGCGCAACGTGCTGGTCGAATACCACGGCATGGGCTCGGCTACCGGCGCCTTCATGATCCGCCACAAGCAGTACAAGTACATCTACTACGTGGATTACCCGCCGCAGCTGTTTGACCTGGCCGCCGATCCGGAGGAAATCCGCGACCTCGCGCCGGAGCCCACCTCTGCGGCGGTGCTCAATGAGTGCCACCAGCGCCTGCTTGCCATCTGCGACCCCGTCGCCGTGGACAACAAGGTGCGGCAGCGCCAGGCCGAACTGCTCGAGGCCAACGGCGGCCGCGATCTCGTGATTCAGCGCGGTGACCTTGGCTTCAGCCCGCCCCCCGGCGCCGCCATCGTCTTCGACTGA
- a CDS encoding MFS transporter: MSRIQNANLRGWVITIMLALFMVINFMDKAILGIVAKPLMAELHISPSEFGMIASSFFLLFSISAIGFGFVANRVSSKVLLLVCAGIWGISQFPLAFTASVPLLYFSRILLGAGEGPAYPLALHACYKWFRNDRRNLPSAIIFQGVTVGLLISGPLLTYVLVRWSWHAAFMTLGIASLVWMVLWMLLGAEGHVGSEDKVVGAQQASVHVSYGTLLTDRTFLANMLLYWTTYWIFSVMFTWVPSYLGTVMHYDATATGWMFMLFTAFNIPIVLGGSWLSERMLKRGVASVRARAWLTCAFALAGGVLICVSVYGVQQPLLKVILLAVGCNLPQITFVLSSTIVAEIVPDSQRSGMMSINSALATTGGLVAPALMGKLIQGASTPGIGYDNGFVLAGVLSVIASVIGFCVINPEASKRRFAARSVRRGPVGADPRAVLAD, from the coding sequence ATGTCACGCATTCAAAACGCCAACCTACGCGGCTGGGTTATCACCATCATGCTCGCGCTGTTCATGGTGATCAATTTCATGGACAAGGCGATTCTTGGCATCGTGGCCAAGCCGCTGATGGCGGAGCTGCATATCTCGCCGTCCGAGTTCGGCATGATCGCCAGCAGCTTCTTCCTGCTGTTCTCGATCTCGGCCATCGGCTTCGGCTTTGTCGCCAACCGAGTCTCGTCGAAGGTGCTGCTGCTAGTGTGCGCGGGCATCTGGGGCATCTCTCAGTTCCCGCTTGCGTTCACCGCCTCGGTGCCGCTGCTGTACTTCTCGCGCATCCTGCTGGGCGCCGGCGAAGGGCCGGCCTATCCGCTGGCGCTGCATGCCTGCTACAAGTGGTTCCGCAACGACCGGCGCAACCTGCCGTCCGCGATCATCTTCCAGGGCGTCACCGTCGGCCTGCTTATTTCCGGCCCGCTGCTGACCTACGTGCTGGTGCGCTGGAGCTGGCATGCCGCCTTCATGACGCTGGGCATCGCCAGTTTGGTGTGGATGGTGCTGTGGATGCTCCTCGGCGCGGAGGGCCACGTCGGCAGCGAAGACAAAGTCGTGGGCGCGCAGCAGGCGTCGGTGCACGTCTCGTATGGCACGCTGCTGACCGACCGGACCTTTCTGGCCAACATGTTGCTGTACTGGACCACGTACTGGATTTTCTCGGTCATGTTCACGTGGGTGCCGTCCTACCTTGGCACGGTGATGCATTACGACGCCACCGCCACGGGCTGGATGTTCATGCTGTTCACGGCATTCAACATCCCGATCGTGCTGGGGGGCTCGTGGCTGTCTGAGCGCATGCTCAAGCGCGGCGTGGCCTCGGTGCGGGCTCGCGCTTGGCTCACCTGTGCCTTCGCGCTGGCCGGCGGCGTGCTGATCTGCGTGTCGGTCTACGGCGTACAGCAACCCCTGCTCAAGGTGATCCTGCTGGCGGTGGGCTGCAACCTTCCGCAGATCACGTTCGTGCTCAGTTCCACCATCGTGGCGGAGATCGTTCCAGACAGCCAGCGCTCCGGCATGATGTCGATCAACAGCGCCCTGGCCACCACCGGCGGACTGGTTGCGCCGGCGCTGATGGGCAAGCTGATCCAGGGCGCGTCGACGCCTGGCATCGGCTACGACAACGGCTTTGTGCTGGCGGGCGTGCTGTCGGTCATAGCAAGCGTGATCGGCTTTTGCGTCATCAATCCCGAGGCCAGCAAGCGCCGCTTCGCCGCACGCAGCGTGCGGCGCGGACCCGTTGGGGCCGACCCGCGAGCCGTGCTCGCAGACTGA
- a CDS encoding Bug family tripartite tricarboxylate transporter substrate binding protein yields the protein MLSILRIVAALAALVLSASAAAAQSVRLVVGYPAGGGVDAVARLIAKKLSESPDRSFLVDNRSGASGLIGAGHIAKSAPDGKQFLVASPAEIVVSQAAGQKLPYSPSRDLVPVILIGETPLAVVAHPSLGVSQLRQLLAANGTAKTEIAYGTPGSGSSMHFAGAMLGMAGKLPLVHVPYKGAAPALNDLLGGQVQLGVMGLPPVLQFHRNGKLKILAVTTRQRSPALPDVPTVGELIGSSDYRFSNWMGVFAPANTPAAEVARLNQRINQALQDKEVRQQLALSGVEPVGGTPERFAAFLKEEEKRYTAIAGMAGIRYGE from the coding sequence ATGCTATCCATCCTCAGGATCGTAGCGGCATTGGCCGCGCTCGTACTTTCGGCCAGTGCCGCAGCGGCCCAGTCCGTCCGGCTGGTAGTCGGCTATCCGGCCGGCGGTGGCGTCGATGCCGTGGCAAGGCTTATCGCCAAAAAGCTGAGCGAGTCGCCCGATCGTTCCTTCCTGGTCGACAACCGCAGCGGCGCCAGCGGCCTCATCGGCGCCGGCCATATCGCCAAGAGCGCGCCAGACGGCAAGCAGTTCCTGGTGGCGTCGCCTGCCGAGATCGTCGTCAGCCAGGCCGCGGGCCAGAAGCTGCCTTACTCTCCGAGCCGCGACCTGGTTCCGGTGATCCTGATCGGCGAGACGCCGCTTGCCGTCGTGGCCCATCCCTCGCTCGGCGTCAGCCAGCTCAGGCAACTCCTCGCCGCAAACGGAACCGCCAAGACGGAAATCGCATATGGCACGCCCGGCAGCGGCAGCTCCATGCATTTTGCGGGCGCCATGCTCGGCATGGCCGGCAAGCTGCCGCTGGTGCACGTGCCGTACAAGGGCGCCGCGCCGGCGCTGAACGACCTGCTGGGCGGACAGGTTCAGCTTGGGGTCATGGGCCTGCCGCCCGTGCTGCAGTTCCACCGCAACGGCAAGCTCAAGATTCTGGCGGTCACAACCCGGCAGCGCTCGCCGGCGCTGCCTGATGTGCCAACGGTCGGCGAACTGATTGGCAGCAGCGACTATCGCTTCTCGAACTGGATGGGCGTGTTCGCGCCGGCCAATACGCCAGCGGCCGAGGTCGCGCGGCTGAACCAGCGCATCAACCAGGCCTTGCAGGACAAGGAAGTGCGCCAGCAACTGGCGCTCAGCGGCGTGGAGCCGGTCGGCGGCACGCCTGAGCGCTTTGCGGCTTTCCTGAAGGAGGAGGAAAAGCGCTACACCGCGATCGCCGGCATGGCGGGAATACGCTATGGGGAATAG
- a CDS encoding TauD/TfdA dioxygenase family protein, giving the protein MRTASPAFPTVSAPAVVRPAALRASFTVSRISPALGAEVGSIDLAAPLDDDTIAALRRALVEHKVLVFRDQDITPAQHVALARRFGELEIHPAFPHHEQFPELVLLGGDERKPAMENGYHSDVSWRELPSMASMLRCVQCPEIGGDTVWVNMALAYERLPDHRKQQIEGLLAVHDIGPAFGDRMTPAQQRQFPPVAHPVVRTHPESGEKILYVNSGFVTHFANFKACNTLRGAFESQSEKQDLLDYLFRQPGILEYQMRLRWRPNTIAFWDNRSTQHYAIQDYFPAVRRMMRATIIGDRPV; this is encoded by the coding sequence ATGCGTACAGCCAGCCCGGCGTTCCCCACGGTGTCGGCCCCCGCGGTGGTGCGGCCTGCCGCCTTGCGTGCCTCGTTCACGGTGAGCCGCATCTCGCCTGCGCTGGGTGCGGAGGTTGGCAGTATCGACCTGGCGGCGCCACTGGACGACGACACCATTGCCGCGCTGCGCCGCGCGCTGGTCGAACACAAGGTCCTCGTGTTCCGCGACCAGGACATCACGCCGGCGCAGCATGTAGCCCTGGCGCGCCGCTTCGGCGAACTGGAAATCCATCCCGCGTTCCCGCATCACGAGCAGTTTCCCGAACTCGTGCTGCTCGGCGGCGACGAGCGCAAGCCCGCCATGGAGAATGGCTATCACAGCGACGTGTCGTGGCGGGAACTGCCGTCGATGGCGTCGATGCTGCGCTGCGTGCAGTGTCCGGAGATTGGCGGCGATACGGTGTGGGTCAATATGGCGCTGGCCTACGAACGCCTGCCGGACCATCGCAAGCAGCAGATCGAGGGCCTGCTGGCCGTGCATGACATCGGGCCGGCGTTCGGCGACAGGATGACGCCCGCGCAGCAGCGCCAGTTTCCGCCCGTCGCCCATCCGGTAGTGCGCACGCACCCCGAGAGCGGCGAGAAGATCCTCTACGTGAATTCAGGGTTTGTCACGCACTTCGCCAATTTCAAGGCGTGCAATACGCTGCGTGGCGCGTTCGAATCGCAGTCCGAAAAGCAGGACCTGCTCGACTACCTTTTCCGCCAGCCCGGCATTCTGGAGTACCAGATGCGCTTGCGCTGGCGCCCCAACACCATCGCCTTCTGGGACAACCGCTCGACCCAGCATTACGCGATCCAGGACTACTTTCCGGCTGTGCGCCGCATGATGCGCGCGACCATCATCGGCGACCGGCCTGTCTGA
- a CDS encoding IclR family transcriptional regulator: protein MPTLIPSAGRAMAVFEVFAREKRELSNSDLARLLQLPETSTSDLLHTLHSLGYLTRTARTRRFYPTGRLLEIMRQIAEHDPLGVVAREAVERLAALTNESAYFSVLEGQHVRVVAVQPSREPLRYIVEVGSRAALHASATGKALLGLLPPDEARAMLAKSGMRRLTERTVVDADKLMADIAKMRQRGWYDAREEGSEGVYGLAATGWLAGTPASVALAGPVERVRKNRDAYVSALLEVRDSILDKE, encoded by the coding sequence ATGCCCACGCTGATCCCGTCAGCCGGCCGCGCCATGGCGGTCTTCGAAGTCTTCGCGCGCGAGAAGCGCGAACTGTCCAACTCGGACCTGGCCCGGCTGCTGCAATTGCCAGAAACCAGCACCTCCGACCTGCTCCATACCCTGCATTCGCTGGGCTACCTCACGCGCACCGCGCGCACCCGCCGCTTCTACCCCACCGGCCGCCTGCTGGAGATCATGAGGCAGATCGCCGAGCACGATCCGCTTGGTGTCGTGGCGCGCGAAGCTGTCGAGCGGCTCGCGGCGCTGACCAACGAGAGCGCCTACTTCAGCGTGCTGGAGGGGCAGCACGTCCGGGTGGTGGCCGTGCAGCCCAGCCGCGAACCGCTGCGCTACATCGTCGAAGTGGGCTCGCGTGCCGCGCTCCACGCCTCCGCGACCGGGAAAGCATTGCTCGGCCTGCTGCCCCCGGACGAGGCCCGGGCGATGCTGGCAAAGTCCGGCATGCGCCGGCTGACCGAGCGCACGGTGGTCGATGCCGACAAGCTCATGGCGGACATTGCGAAGATGCGGCAGCGGGGCTGGTACGACGCACGCGAGGAAGGCAGCGAAGGCGTCTACGGGCTCGCCGCGACCGGGTGGCTGGCCGGTACGCCGGCAAGCGTGGCGCTGGCCGGCCCCGTCGAACGGGTCAGGAAGAACCGCGATGCCTACGTGAGCGCATTGCTGGAAGTGCGCGACAGCATCCTGGACAAGGAGTAG
- a CDS encoding porin — protein sequence MNKTKLALAVWGALAGFNAAAQTSSVTLYGVIDVPIEYVNRVASAQPTVVNGQPVFASTGGSRVSMLPLGGRSPSRWGLRGVEDLGGGNSAIFVLESGFTADSGAITSGRMFGRQSYVGLQSKTYGKLMFGRQYTSLFEGLSNFTPTRYASTYDPVAWQLGINYREDNTIKYLGAFGPVTVAAHYSFGVGVPLIGATPLAGGGAGETPGSFRDNNGYGAAVTYLNGTFGATLAYDEWHPAVTSGQQGVARKLGTAVSYASGPFKAMLGYRWAKTDFANGNTLARDDYYWAGINYDITRALELTLAYYYADFKSLRLGPTAASIAPANPWQTTLILDYRLSKRTDVYLATAYARNAGLNFDSTQTAFLFNYPSMAGQKGMFGVSTGIRHTF from the coding sequence ATGAACAAAACAAAATTGGCCCTGGCGGTATGGGGAGCGCTTGCCGGGTTCAATGCTGCCGCGCAGACGAGCAGCGTGACGCTGTATGGCGTGATCGACGTGCCGATCGAGTATGTGAACCGGGTCGCCTCGGCACAGCCGACCGTGGTAAACGGGCAGCCGGTGTTCGCCAGCACCGGCGGTTCGCGCGTGTCGATGCTGCCGCTGGGCGGCAGGTCGCCGTCGCGCTGGGGCCTGCGCGGCGTGGAGGACCTGGGGGGCGGCAACAGCGCCATCTTCGTGCTGGAAAGCGGCTTCACGGCTGACTCGGGTGCCATCACATCGGGCAGGATGTTCGGCCGCCAGTCCTATGTCGGCCTGCAGAGCAAGACCTACGGCAAGCTGATGTTCGGCCGCCAGTACACCTCGCTTTTCGAGGGGCTGTCGAACTTCACGCCCACGCGGTATGCGTCGACGTATGACCCGGTCGCCTGGCAGCTCGGCATCAACTATCGCGAGGACAACACGATCAAGTACCTGGGCGCGTTCGGCCCGGTGACGGTGGCGGCGCACTACTCGTTTGGCGTCGGCGTGCCGCTGATTGGCGCCACGCCGCTGGCCGGCGGCGGCGCCGGCGAGACGCCGGGGTCATTCCGCGACAACAACGGCTATGGCGCGGCGGTGACATACCTGAACGGCACCTTCGGCGCGACGCTGGCGTATGACGAATGGCATCCCGCGGTCACGTCGGGCCAGCAAGGCGTCGCCCGGAAGCTTGGCACCGCGGTCAGCTATGCCTCGGGCCCGTTCAAGGCCATGCTGGGCTATCGCTGGGCCAAGACCGACTTCGCCAATGGCAATACGCTGGCGCGCGACGACTATTACTGGGCTGGCATCAACTATGACATTACCCGGGCACTCGAACTGACGCTGGCCTACTACTACGCCGACTTCAAATCCCTGCGCCTGGGGCCGACCGCGGCGAGCATCGCTCCCGCCAACCCGTGGCAGACGACGCTGATTCTCGATTACCGCCTGTCGAAGCGTACCGACGTCTACCTGGCCACGGCCTACGCACGCAACGCCGGGCTTAACTTCGACTCGACCCAGACCGCGTTCCTGTTCAACTATCCGTCGATGGCGGGGCAGAAGGGCATGTTCGGCGTTTCCACCGGCATTCGTCACACCTTCTGA